Proteins encoded by one window of Rutidosis leptorrhynchoides isolate AG116_Rl617_1_P2 chromosome 7, CSIRO_AGI_Rlap_v1, whole genome shotgun sequence:
- the LOC139860085 gene encoding uncharacterized protein has product MLRFERKVGSNQERKKKWEKFLVVDTTGFVPVDGSDDFDLEAEFEKLLKVNTVDDECKEDDPKEDELIEEIGVKDKFRIKTSLEESHVLELKELPEHLEYAYLQGTSQLPVIISSTLSGNQRGQLINLLRAHKRAIAWKMTDIPGINPSFCTHKILLEDEYKPVVQRKRRLNPNMKDVVKKEPMGEPHPSRAKKGGTTIVLNEKNELVPMRTVMEWRVCIDYRRLNDATRKDHFPLPFIDQMLERLAGKEFYYFLDGLSEYFQIPIDPLDQDKTTFTCPFGTFAYRRMPFELCNAPGTFQRCMIAIFHDMIEECMEVFMDDFSVFGDSFDSCLSNLEQFNIEIRDKNGAKNLAVDHLSRLENPNLEKVTELDVKDTFPDEFLMRVDNDPEVPWFADFANYLASGVLQKGFSYQQKKKFFADLKYYFWDHPHLFRVCADQVIRRCLYGKEAQQILEHCHHVPPVLTMDLVTPLRKSLTRAFIGPRSLRMLMRLFALVMHAKERAPSPNGM; this is encoded by the exons ATGTTGAGGTTTGAGAGAAAAGTTGGAAGTAatcaagaaagaaagaagaaatgggAG AAATTTTTGGTAGTTGATACTACAGGTTTTGTTCCCGTGGATGGGAGTGATGATTTTGATTTAGAGGCCGAGTTTGAGAAATTGTTGAAAGTGAATACTGTGGATGATGAATGTAAGGAAGATGATCCCAAAGAAGATGAACTAATTGAAGAGATCGGGGTGAAGGATAAGTTCCGAATTAAAACTTCTTTGGAAGAATCGCACGTGCTTGAACTTAaggaactcccggaacatttggagtatgcctaTCTTCAAGGTACATCGCAATTACCGGTAATTATCTCTTCTACTCTTTCTGGTAATCAAAGGGGTCAGTTAATTAATCTGTTAAGGGCTcacaaaagggcaatagcttggaaaatGACCGACATACCGGGCATCAACCCCTCCTTTTGCACTCATAAAATCCTCTTAGAGGACGAGTACAAACCCGTTGTCCAAAGGAAAAGGAGGttaaacccgaatatgaaagacgttgtgaaaaaggag CCCATGGGTGAGCCCCATCCAAGTCGTGCCAAAAAAGGGGGAACAACCATTGTGCTTAATGAAAAGAACGAACTTGTTCCTATGCGTACGGTTATGGAATGGAGAGTTTGTATAGACTATCGTCGTTTGAATGACGCTACTAGGAAGGATCACTTCCCGCTACCTTTTatcgatcaaatgcttgaacgattggCGGGTAAGGAGTTCTACTACTTCCTAGATGGATTATCCGAGTATTTCCAAATTCCCATCGACCCCCTGGACCAGGACAAGACTACATTCACTTGTCCATTCGGTACTTTCGCTTATCGTCGCATGCCTTTCGAGTTATGCAATGCACCTGGAACTTTCCAAAGGTGCATGATTGCAATCTTCCATGACATGATCGaggagtgtatggaagtctttatggacgacttCTCCGTCTTTGGAGATTCCTTTGATTCATGTCTTTCCAATCTTGAAC AATTCAACATTGAGATTCGCGATAAAAATGGGGCCAAGAACCTCGCTGTTGACCATCTTTCGCGACTTGAGAATCCTAATTTGGAAAAGGTCACTGAGTTGGATGTTAAAGACACGTTTCCTGATGAGTTTTTGATGCGGGTCGACAATGACCCGGAAGTTCCTTGGTTTGCAGATTTCGCAAATTATTTAGCCTCGGGTGTTCTTCAAAAGGGGTtttcttatcagcaaaagaagaaattctttgcggatttgaaataTTACTTTTGGGATCACCCTCATCTTTTTCGAGTTTGtgcggatcaagtgattcgccGGTGTttatatggtaaagaagctcaacaaattcttgagcattgtcatCATGTCCCACCGGTGCTCACTATGGACCTAGTCACACCGCTAAGAAAGTcattgactcgggcttttattggccctcgATCTTTAAGGATGCTCATGCGTTTGTTCGCACTTGTGATGCATGCCAAAGAACGGGCACCATCACCAAATGGGATGTGA